CGATGGCCACGATTAAAGCGGGACGAGCCACCGTGAAGAGTTCCTTTAAACCACCTTTTTCTTGGTGGGAAACTGATTCAATTTCTTTGATTTCTGCTTCTGGATCATCGTTGGTACCAGCCCGTAATTGGTCTAAGACCTCACGAGCTTCTTTAGTTTTTCCTTTTTCCACCAGGTAACGTGGTGATTCAGGCAGTAATACCCCACCGATGAAGAGCAGGATGGCTGGAATCAAAGCTGATCCGAGCATCCACCGCCAGTCACGAATCCCTAGGAGGTTGTGACCCAAGAAGGCCAAGTTAGAAACGTAAGCTAGTAAAATTCCCAGCGTAATCATTAACTGGAACATGGTTCCTAATGAACCCCGGTGTTCCTTGTCGGCTAATTCGGCCAGGTAAGCAGGAGTTAAGGCAGAAGCGCCCCCAACTGCTAATCCGAGGATAATTCGAGCGATGACCATGGGAACAAAGCCCGTGGCAAAAGCGGATAATCCGGAACCAACCAAAAAGAGAATGGAAGCGAGGATTAATAGTTTTTTCCGTCCAAACCGATCAGATAATGATCCGATTGATAAGGCTCCGATGGCGGATCCAATCAATACGGAAGAAGTAATAAATCCAGTTTGTTCCGTGTTGAGGTGGAAGTTAGCTTCAATTAATGGTGAAGCTCCGGAAATGATCCCTGTATCAAATCCGAAGAGCAGTCCACCGAGTGCTCCAAAGATGAAAATAAATGCGATGCTTAAACGTGGTTTTTTCACGATAGTCCCTTCTTTCTCGTTCATTTTTTATGGATGAACAATTTATGAAATTAATTGTAACCGCTTACAAAGGAATTGGCAACCCTTTTTGTGAAAAATATTTTTGCTATTGTGAATTTTTAACAACCATAAAAGGTTTGAATCCAGGATTTGATGCCGGTACAATGACATTATCTTTAAATTGAGAAAGGGAGTGGCCCGATGAAACAGCAACAACCATTACCACGATTACGGTTCAGTCAACTTTTTTGGTTGAGCTTCGGCCTACTGGGTGCCCAAATGTCACTGGGATTAGAAAATTCCCAGCTGGGTCGCCTGTTTCAGACGTTTGGAGCCAGTCCGCAGATGCTAGCGTTCTTGTTTTTAATTCCGCCAATTACCGGAATGATTACCCAACCCATCCTGGGCCGGTTTTCAGACGCCACGTGGTTACCTAAGTTAGGCCGCCGGATTCCCTACCTGGTCGGAGGCACGATCATTGCTGACCTGACCCTGATTTTACTGCCGAACGCCGGGGACTGGGGCTTACCGATTTCCGTGGTCTTGGGAATTGGAGCGGTACTGGTGTTACTGTACATCGTGGCCGCGAACTCCTGTGTGGCACCCTTTAAGATCCTGATTGGCGACATGGTTAGTAGTGAACAAAAAGGACAGGTCACCTCGCTGCAAAGCATTATGGTTAACGGCGGAAGCATCTTAGCCGCCATTACCCCGTGGCTCCTGTCGGTTCTCGGCGTTAGCAACGTGGCGCGACCGGGTGCCGCCCCGTTGACCATGAAACTGGTTTTCTACTTGGCGGCGGCCGTG
This genomic stretch from Fructilactobacillus carniphilus harbors:
- a CDS encoding sugar porter family MFS transporter, with translation MKKPRLSIAFIFIFGALGGLLFGFDTGIISGASPLIEANFHLNTEQTGFITSSVLIGSAIGALSIGSLSDRFGRKKLLILASILFLVGSGLSAFATGFVPMVIARIILGLAVGGASALTPAYLAELADKEHRGSLGTMFQLMITLGILLAYVSNLAFLGHNLLGIRDWRWMLGSALIPAILLFIGGVLLPESPRYLVEKGKTKEAREVLDQLRAGTNDDPEAEIKEIESVSHQEKGGLKELFTVARPALIVAIGLMLFQQLVGINAVIYFLPQVFMKGFHFPASGAIWISVGIGIVNFIVTVLAYLIMDKVNRKTILMFGSVVMGVSLGLLAILNFTVSISVAAIPTIILIAVYIFGFAISWGPIAWLMIGEIFPLSVRGIGTAIGSAANWIANFIVSQFFLTILALFHNNVGGPFAIFAFFAFLSLGFVYYFVPETRNKSLEQIEGELVSRYNDKQKKA
- a CDS encoding MFS transporter; amino-acid sequence: MKQQQPLPRLRFSQLFWLSFGLLGAQMSLGLENSQLGRLFQTFGASPQMLAFLFLIPPITGMITQPILGRFSDATWLPKLGRRIPYLVGGTIIADLTLILLPNAGDWGLPISVVLGIGAVLVLLYIVAANSCVAPFKILIGDMVSSEQKGQVTSLQSIMVNGGSILAAITPWLLSVLGVSNVARPGAAPLTMKLVFYLAAAVLTICAILTVMNVREYTPAELELYQGPPAQTKPSYWQLIKQAPPIFWTIALVQGLCFVAFALLWTYGAGTIAANVYHTTNPASAAYQQGGNLFGVLSGVYALAASVLAVGLGRVPRRYQVHALGGSLAVGAVGFVGIGILHSILGMVLAFILIGSRSLPV